The Saprospiraceae bacterium genome contains the following window.
GCTTTGCCGGTTTTAAATTTGCAAATCGAATTGATAGCCGCACTTATCAAATAGTACTTATTGATAAAAATAATTATTTTCAATTTCAACCCCTGTTTTATCAGGTAGCTATGTCTGGAATTGAACCAAGCTCAATCTGTTTTCCACTGAGGAAAAATTTCAGAAATAAGAAGGATATGTTCATTCGTACATTGGATATTACTGAAGTTGATCCAGCTAATAAAGTTATTTATACTGACACAGGATCCTTGAGATATGATGTATTAATAATTGCTACGGGCTCTCAAACAAACTATTACGGAAATCTGAATTTTGAAAAGTATACAATTCCTTTAAAATCGGTGTCAGAAGCATTGTACTTGAGAAATTGCATTCTAAATGATTTAGAACAAGCTGTTTTAAGTAATGATGCCAAAGCTCAAGAACGTTTGATGAATATCATAATTATTGGGGGAGGTCCAACCGGTGTAGAATTGGCAGGGGCGCTTTCTGAAATGAAAAAACATATCTTGCCAAAGGATTACCCTGATCTTGACGCTTCTAAAATGCAGATCCATTTAATCCAGGCAACTTCCAGATTACTTGATTCAATGTCTCAAAAAGCATCCTTAAAAGCATATGAAGAATTAGATAAAATGGGGGTATCCATTCATTTGAATACGAAAGTTACGAATATTCACCATGAACAGCTTGAGCTTTCAAATGGTATGTTTTTAAATAGTCAAAAAATCATTTGGGCTGCCGGTGTTGTCGGAACTCCCATCAAAGGACTTGAAGCTGCACATAATGCTCCCGGTAGAAAAATAACAGTAAATCCATATTGTGAAGTCCCAATATGGAAGGATGTATATGCGCTTGGTGACATTGCGTATATGGAAACATCTAAATATCCTGCAGGACTACCAGGATTGGCACCAGTTGCTTTGCAACAAGCTAGTTATTTAGCCAAAAGATTAAATAAATCTAAATTAAAAGGTAATCGAGTTTTTAATTATTGGGACAAGGGAAGTATGGCCACCATTGGGCGTTCAAAGGCAGTGCTGCAATACAAACAATTGTTTTTAAGTGGATTCATTGCATGGATTGGCTGGCTTTTTGTTCATATTTATTACCTGATTGGTGTGCGAAATAAACTTATTGTATTTATAAATTGGCTTTGGAATTATATTATTTATGATCAAGCACTGCGCTTAAATATTAAACCTAAAATGCCAGGAACCCCTAAGTTTTAATAAGTTTCTCTAAGTAATTTACATTGTTTTTGTTTTGTCCAAAATCACCAAACAAATTCAAATACCTGGACTTTGATTTAAGCCAATATTCCGTGCTTCCATCCTGAATAGAATTAAATTGAATTTCAATTTTTTCTGTTCTCCAAATGTCTTCCTTTAAATCAATCACGATTGTATTTTGATAAGAATAAACAACGCTTTCAAGAAATTTATAATCGTTTTTATTCTATTTAATAATCGCACACTATCAAGTCTGCTATTAATATTTTTTTGATACTCTGGAATTAAAGTAAAACTTAAATCTGATGAATCAAATTTTAAACCAGTTGCCCGATAATTAAAATACTTAAATGCTGTGACAAACAAAGTTAAAAATCCAGCATTAATAAATATCCCATAGAAATTATTTGAATTGGATGATTCTACAAATAAGGTATTAATGCCATAAAAAATAAGCACCACTAGCATTGAAATAAGAAATTGTCTTAAAATATATATTAAGATCATTTCAAAAAGTAATTATATAAAATCAAATTATAAATCAGAACTCAAATCTTAAGTCCATACAGAACTTAAGATTTGAGTTCATTGATTACTTCATTATCAACAAAGTCTGAACTGACTTTCCTGTATTATTTTTCAATACAATACGATAGACACCGGCAGCACCATTTTTAAATTCATTGGAATTCATAGTTAAGCGTTCAGTGATTTCAGTTATACGCTGCATCCAGACTTTTTCTCCCATTAAATTATAAATTTCAAGCGTGCCATCTTCTACTATTGCATCAAAAACTAATTCAAATACTCCGTAATTTGGATTTGGTACGATGCGGAATGGCAGACCATTTTCAGGATCGTTGGCATTCCGTTCTGGATCATCCGGATCTCCAATCAGTCCTTTATAAATATCGGTATATCCTTGTAAACCTTCCGGACAGGTCTTACATGGCCCCAAATACTCATTAGGTCCCGGATTATTAATCCAGGTTAAATAGTTTACACAGGTCGTGGTACATTTTCCATTTGTACCAATTTTAGCTATGTATACACGATTTGGATTGGTACCACATTTCCAGGTACTCTTGACTTTAGGAAAGATCGGTGGGAATTTACAGTCAGGCTTTCCATCCCCGTCGTTATCCACTTTATCGTCACCACCAGGACAGACATCGCATACATCCCAAACCCCATCGCAGTCGGCATCCTGAGTATTCGATATCGTTACAGTCGCAGTGCAGGTACTTGTATTTCCTGTGACATCTCTTACTTCAACCGTTACTGTGGTTACTTTACTACTTGAACATGTGAAAGTATTTGGAGTTACAGTTTTCTTAGTTATACCACAATTATCCTTTGCAAAAGAAATAACACTGTCAGCTGTAATTGTTTTGGTACCACTTGAAGGCAAGACGATACTTATATTCTTACAAGTCAATTTAGGAGCCAGACCATCTCTGATTTTTAAATCAGCCTCACAGGTATCAGATAATCCGGTAGAGTCAGTTACAGTGAGAATTACTTTTCTGGATGGAATATCATCGCAACCATACACGTAGCGATTTAATTTCATCGATTTAATTCCGCAGTTATCTGTAGAGCCTGCATTGATATTGTTAACTGTAATTGTATAATTTCCAGTTGAATCCAATAGAATAGAATCTCCTTTGCAACGCGCAACCGGCGGTTCAATTTCAAAGATCGTTATGGAAAAAGAACAAGTTGATGTATTGCCACAATTATCTGTAGCGGTCCAAATGATCGTATGAACGCCTACTGGAAGTTGAACTCCAGACAATGTGCTGTTGTTGTTCCAATTATTGCTCACAGTCGATGGATCAAAACAGTCGTCTGTTGCAGTAGCATCCAATTCGTTGTTGATAACTGTATAATGACATTTAGTCGTATCCGCTTTTCTAGACAATGAACTACCAGAAGGACAGATAACCACAGGGCCTAAAGTATCTTCAATCGTAATCACTTGTTTGGTATTTCCAACGGTCGAATTTCCACATTCATCAGTTACTATCCAGGTTCTATAAACTTTTGAAACACAATCGGCAATTGCTGCAGAATCTCTATAAGTAGCGGTTGGATTTTGATCACAGGCATCGCTGATATTGGTAGGATAACCTGTAATATCCGGTACATCATCAAAATCACAAAGTTTAGCATCGCGATATCCCTGGATTTGGAAATTGTCAATATGAAGATCTTTTGGATCTGTATTTGAACCACCTGAATAACGAATCCTTATATAGAATTGAGTTGGATACGAAATTCCAGGTACGGTAGCGGTGCATTCAACCCAGGAACCTGTAGTCAACGCGGTGTTGCTAAACGTAGTCCAATTTGCTGCATCGGTACTCACTTCCATAATTAAATTGGTTGCGCTGCCGGTGCCTTTACGGAATGCCTGAACATATACTTTAAAATTAGTAAAGGCTGCAAGATTTCGTCCTGAAATATTAAACTGCCAATTACCCCCAGAAGAGAAGGAATTTGCAACAGTTAATGCTTTTCCAGCAACTGGATTATTTGCAAAAGCCAAGCCAGCAGATGGAGTACCATTTGTACGCATAAACGGATTGACCGAGTTTGTCATAACCGAAGTAATTCCACTATATAATTTTGGAGCTAATGAAACATACGAATTTCCAAAATTGAAATCGTAATTAACTAATGTTTGTGTTCCTGCATTTGTTCGTTTTGTATAGATGATAATATCATTAGGCATTGTAAATGTAGGAGCCTTATTATCAATTAAGGTAATAGTTTGCACGCAGTCATCAGTACCTCCGCAGCGATCTGTAATCGTCCAGGTTCTGTTGATAATATAATTACCTGAACAAATACCTGGAACTACTTGATCTTGATATGTGATGGTTCCATTATCGCCACAACCATCCAAGCCAGTTGGATTTCCAGTTCTGGAAGGCAATGTTGATTCATCACAATTGATTGTAATATTATTTGGACAAGTAATCTGTGGCGTTGCTAATGGAATTACCGCAAATGTGGCAGAACATGTTTTAGGTGATTCACAACTACTGGTCACTGTGAATTGAACTGTTTTACTTCCTCCACAAACATTCGGTGCGCCGTTGTTATTATTTGCAATGGTCACATTACATCCTCCAGTAGTTTTAATGCTGTTAAGCCAATTCACAAAAGCAGTATCTACATCAAATTGTGTTCTACAACCATTTAAGTTTACATCAATTGGACAAGTTACCGACAAAGGGGATGGTGCTGTGACAGTAAATGTTGCGCTGCAAGTCACAGGATTTTCACATGAGCTGGTAGCAGTAAATATAACAGTTTTTGAACCACCACATGCTGCAGGTGCACCATTATTATTATTTGAAACGTTGGTATTGCAGCCACCAGAAACACTTAATGTTGCCAACCAGTCTGAAAATTTCTGATTGATGCTAGCTTGTGTTTGACAAGCTGCTTCTGTTACGTTGACAGGACAACTCATGGAAACTGCTGGGGCAGTTGTAACTGTGAATACGGAAGTGCATGTTACAGTAGATTGGCAATCAGAGGTGACGGTAAATGTTACTGTTACTGAACCACCGCAAGCACTTGGAGCCCCATTGTTGTTATTAGAAAGTACACTATTGCAACCACCCGTAACAGATGCCGTTGCCAACCAGGCAGCAAACTTTTGATTTATTTGTGCCGTTGTTTGACAAGCTGCTTCAGTTTGATTGTCAGGACAAGTTAAAATAACCTGAGGTGCATTGGTTACTGTAAATATTGCAGAACATGTTTTAGCAGATTCGCAATCTGACGTTACTGTAAATGTTACAGTTGTAGATCCTCCGCATGCTTGTGGAGCACCAACATTATTGTTTGTCAATACAGGATTGCATCCTCCTGAAGTTGAAACCGTTGCCAACCAATTATTAAATTTAGTATTGATTTGCGATTGTGTTTGACAAGCATTTTCAGTCACGTTATTTGGACATGTTAATACAACAGCAGGCGCAGTTGTTACCGTAAATGTGGCTGTACATGATTTAGGAGCTTCACAAGTAGAAGTAACTGTAAAGGTCACAGTAGTACTGCCTCCACAAGCTTGGGGTGCGCCCACATTATTGTTTGAAATACTTGCATTGCATCCACCACTGAAAGTAACCGTATTCAACCAGGTATTAAATTTGGTATTGATACTTGTCTGCGTTTGACAGGAAGCTTCTGTAACATTGTTCGGACAGGTTAATACCACCGGTGAATTTGAAACTACAAAGGAAGCCGTACATGATTTTGGAGCTTCACAATCAGACGTCACCGTAAATGTTACAGTAGTTGAACCACCACATGCATTAGGTGCTCCGGTATTGTTATTAGAAAGTGATCTGTTGCAACCACCCGAACTGGTAGCTGTCGCCAACCAAGTTGCAAATTTAGCATCAATTGTAGCTTGAGATTGACAGGCAATTTCTGTAACATTACTTGCACAATTTAATACAACTGCTGGTGCTGCAGTAACTGCAAATGTTGCTGTACACGTTTTTGGTGCTTCGCAGCTGCTGGTCACTGTAAATGTTACAGTGGTTGAACCACCACAAGCATTAGGTGCACCTGTATTGTTATTTGAAATGCTGGCATTACATCCACCACTGAAACTTACTGTTGCCAACCAAGTATTAAATTGAGAATTGATCTGTGCTTGTGTTTGACAAGCTGCTTCAGTCACATTGTTTGGACACGTCAATACCACTGCAGGAGCAGCAGTTACAGTAAAGCTAGCCGTACAAGATTTTGGAGCTTCACAATCAGATGTCACCGTAAAAGTTACCGTTTTACTTCCACCACAAGCTGGAGGTGCTCCATTATTATTATTAGAGATACTTGCATTGCATCCACCACTAAATGAAACGGAGTTTAACCAATTTGTAAACTTACCGTCTATCTGTGCTTGTGTTTGACAAGCTGCTTCGGTTATATTATTTGGACAAGTTAAAACAACCGCTGGAGCTGCTGTCACTGTAAAGCTTGCAGTACAAGATTTTGGAGCTTCGCAATCTGATGTAACTGTAAAGGTCACCGTTGTAGATCCACCACATGCATTCGGTGCACCTGTATTGTTATTTGTAAATACAGGATTACATCCACCACTTGTAGAAACGGTTGCCAGCCATGCGTTGAACTTTGAATTAATAGTAGCCTGTGTTTGACAATTTGTTTCGGTAACATTTGCTGGACAAGTCAAAATCACAGTTGGAGCAGCCGATACGGTAAATGTAGCAGCGCATGTTCTTGGGGACTCACAATCTGAAGTTACTGTAAACGTCACGGTTGTTGAACCACCGCAATGATTTGGAGCACCTGTATTGTTATTTGTAAATACAGGGTTGCAACCACCTGATGTGGAAACTGTAGCCAACCAATTATTGAATTTGGTATTGATTTGTGCTTGAGTCTGACAAGCAGTTTCTGTTACATTGGTAGGACAAGTTAAAACAACTGATGGAGCAGCAGTTACGGTAAAGCTTGCAACACAAGTTTTAGTTGTTTCACAATCAGAAGTTACGGAAAACGTAACGGAAGTCGTACCACCGCATGCAAGAGGAGCGCCCGTATTATTATTAGTTAAAACAGGATTGCAACCACCTGAAGTGGTTACAGTTGCTAACCAATTATTGAATTTCGTATTTATTTGTGATTGAGTTTGGCAAGCAGCTTCTGTCACGTTATTTGGACAATTCAATACAACTGCAGTTGCATTGGATACGGTAAATGTCGCTGAACATGTTTTAGGAGCTTCGCAGGATGAAGTAACCGTAAAGATGACTGTAGCAATTCCTCCACATTTATTCGGAGCACCGGTATTGTTGTTAGTTAAAACGGAATTACAACCTCCAGAACTTGTAACAGTTGCCAACCATGCATTAAACTTCGAATCAATTTGACTTTGTGTTTGACAAGCATTTTCAGTTACATTATTCGGACAGGTTAATACCACCGGTGAACTCTGAACAGTAAATGATGCAGTGCATGTTTTAGGAGCTTCACAATCCGAAGTCACCGTAAATGTTACAGTAGTTGAACCACCACATGCATTTGGAGCTCCTGTATTGGTATTTGTTAAAACACCATTACATCCTCCTGAAAACGAAGCCGTATTTAACCAATTGGCAAATTTAGAATCAATTTGGGCTTGAGTTTGACAAGCTATTTCTGTTACATTATTTGCACAAGTTAAGACAACTGATGAAGCGGAAGTGACAGTAAATGTTGCAGTACAAGATTTAGGAGCTTCACAATCTGAAGTTACTGTAAATGTGACTGTTTTAGAGCCACCACAAGCAAGAGGAGCACCTGTATTGTTGTTAGCAATACTGGCATTACAACCACCACTGAAACTAACAGTTGCTAACCAATTTGTGAATTTTGTATCTATTTGACTTTGTGTTTGGCAAGCAGCTTCAGTTACATTATTTGGACAAGTTAATACAACTACTGGTGCTGTTGTAACTGCAAACGTTGCAGTACAAGTCTTTGGAGCTTCACAATCTGATGTAACGGTAAATGTCACAGTCTTCGATCCTCCACAAGCCAAAGGTGCACCGGTATTATTATTCGCAATACTTGCATTACAACCACCACTAAATGATACGGTAGCAAGCCAGCTTGTAAATTTAGAATCTATTTGAGACTGAGTTTGACAAGCTGCTTCAGTCACATTATTTGGACATGTCAAGACTACTGCTGGTGCTGAAGTTACAGCAAAAGAAGCAGTACATGTTTTTGGTGCTTCACAATCTGAAGTAACAGTAAATGTAACTGTTGTAGAACCACCACATGCGTTTGGTGCCCCTGTATTGTTATTAGTAAATACAGGATTACAGCCACCACTCGTTGACACGGTAGCCAACCAAGCATTGAATTTGGAATTAATTTGTGATTGGGTTTGACATGGACCCTCTGTTACGTTACTTGGACAAGTTAATACTACAGGAGACGCCGCTGTTACTGTAAATGAAGCGCTGCATGTTTTTGGTGCTTCACAATCGGATGTTACGGTAAACGTTACCGTTGTTGATCCACCACAGGCTTGGGGAGCTCCTGTATTATTATTTGTTAATACAGAATTACAACCTCCGCTTGGTGAAACCGTAGCTAACCATGCATTACATTTTGAATTGATTTGAGCGGGTGTCTGACATTCATTTTCAGTAACATTGGTTGGGCATGTTAATGTAACGGATGTAGCATTACTCACAGTAAACGTGGCTACACAGGTTCTTGGCGATTCACAATCAGAGGTAACGGTAAATGTAACTGAAGTTGATCCACCACAATGATCTGGAGCTGTTCCGCCACTGTTTGTCAATACACCGTTACAACCACCGCTAAAAGTTGCAGTTGCTAACCAATTATTAAATTTCGTATTAATGGCACTCTGTGTTTGGCAAGCTGCTTCTGTAACATTGGTAGGACAATTTATAACCACTGCAGTTGCATTTGAAACGGTAAATGTAGCAACACAGGTTTTTGGTGATTCACAATCTGACGTAACTGTAAATGTGACGGA
Protein-coding sequences here:
- a CDS encoding NAD(P)/FAD-dependent oxidoreductase, with translation MPFNIPISNKPRIVIIGGGFAGFKFANRIDSRTYQIVLIDKNNYFQFQPLFYQVAMSGIEPSSICFPLRKNFRNKKDMFIRTLDITEVDPANKVIYTDTGSLRYDVLIIATGSQTNYYGNLNFEKYTIPLKSVSEALYLRNCILNDLEQAVLSNDAKAQERLMNIIIIGGGPTGVELAGALSEMKKHILPKDYPDLDASKMQIHLIQATSRLLDSMSQKASLKAYEELDKMGVSIHLNTKVTNIHHEQLELSNGMFLNSQKIIWAAGVVGTPIKGLEAAHNAPGRKITVNPYCEVPIWKDVYALGDIAYMETSKYPAGLPGLAPVALQQASYLAKRLNKSKLKGNRVFNYWDKGSMATIGRSKAVLQYKQLFLSGFIAWIGWLFVHIYYLIGVRNKLIVFINWLWNYIIYDQALRLNIKPKMPGTPKF
- a CDS encoding HYR domain-containing protein, translating into MQQKNACQSQTDINNKFNAWLGTASFSGGCNGILTNNAGAAPDHCGGTASVTFTVTSDCEAPKTCVATFTVTNAPVVVLTCPTNATENACQSQTDINNKFNAWLGTASFTGGCNGVLTNNAGAAPNHCGGTASVTFTVTSDCEAPKTCVATFTVTNAPAVVLNCPANVTENACQSQTDINTKFNNWVATANFTGGCNGVLTNSGGTAPLACGGSTSVTFTVTSDCEAPKTCVATFTVTNAPAVVLTCPSNVTEAACQTQTAINTKFTNWLATAMHSGGCNSIRTNNNTGAPPACGGTASVTFTVTSDCEAPKTCVATFTVQSSPVVLTCANNVTENACQTQTDINTKFNNWLATASFSGGCNGILTNNAGAAPDHCGGTASVTFTVTSDCEAPVTCVATFTVIDDTPIVLTCPTNTTELACQSQTDINNKFNAWLGTASFTGGCNGVLTNNNSGAPDHCGGTASVTFTVTSDCEAPKTCVATFTVIDDTPIVLTCPTNATENACQSQTDINNKFNAWLGTASFTGGCNGVLTNSGGAAPDHCGGTTSVTFTVTSDCEAPKTCVATFTVTNAPVVVLTCPTNATENACQSQTDINNKFNAWLGTASFSGGCNGILTNNAGAAPDHCGGTASVTFTVTSDCEAPKTCVATFTVTNAPVVVLTCPTNATENACQSQTDINNKFNAWLGTASFTGGCNGVLTNNAGAAPNHCGGTASVTFTVTSDCEAPKTCVATFTVTNAPAVVLNCPANVTENACQSQTDINTKFNNWVATANFTGGCNGVLTNSGGTAPLACGGSTSVTFTVTSDCEAPKTCVATFTVTNAPAVVLTCPSNVTEAACQTQTAINTKFTNWLATTMHSGGCNSIRTNNNTGAPPACGGTASVTFTVTSDCEAPKTCVATFTVQSSPVVLTCANNVTENACQTQTDINTKFNNWLATASFSGGCNGILTNNAGAAPDHCGGTTNVTFTVTSDCEAPKTCIASFAVTAAPGVTITCPNNVTEAACQTQAQIDNKFTTWLATATFGGGCNGVLTNSGGTAPDHCGGTSSVTFTVTSDCEAPKTCVATFTVTNAPAVVLTCPTNATEVACQTQTQINNKFNAWLATGSFTGGCNGVLTNSGGAAPDHCGGTTNVTFTVTSDCETPKTCVATFTVLDDVPIVLNCPANVTEAACQTQAQINSKFNTWLGTASFTGGCNGILTNNAGAAPDHCGGTASVTFTVTSDCEAPKTCVATFTVTAATPIVLTCPNNVTEVACQTQADINTKFNNWINSVTTSGGCNPVLTNNGTGAPNHCGGGTTITFTVTSDCDVPKTCTASFVVNDAPPVVLTCPNNVTEAPCQTQGQIDTKFNNWLNTVSFSGGCNSTINNNNTGAPLACGGSTSVTFTVTSDCEPNKTCVATFTVTAAPLVVLTCPTNATELACQSQTTINNKFNTWISTATATGGCNSVFTNNSTGAPPACGGTASVTFTVTSDCEAPKTCVATFTVQSSPVVLTCANNVTETACQTQADINTKFNNWISTTTFTGGCNGVLTNSGGSAPDHCGGSTTVTFTVTSDCEAPKTCVATFAVTAAPGVSITCPNNVTEAACQTQAQIDSKFSNWLTTASFGGGCNAVLTNSGGSAPNHCGGSASVTFTVTSDCESPKTCVATFTVSNATAVVLNCPANTTEAACQTQTSINTKFTNWLATATFSGGCNGVLTNSGGSAPDHCGGSTSVTFTVTSDCEAPKTCVATFTVSNATAVVLTCPTNATENACQTQSQINSKFNAWLATVSTSGGCNPMFTNNNTGAPNACGGSTTVTFTVTSDCEAPKTCAASFTVTAAPTVVLTCPNNVTEGPCQTQSQINSKFNAWLATVSTSGGCNPVFTNNNTGAPNACGGSATVTFTVTSDCEAPKTCTASFAVTAAPAVVLTCPNNVTEGPCQTQGQIDTKFTNWLATVSFSGGCNASIANNNTGAPLACGGSKTVTFTVTSDCEAPKTCTATFTVTAAPGVILTCPNNVTEPACQTQSQINTSFTNWLATVSFSGGCNATISNNNVGAPPACGGVANVVFTVTSDCEAPKSCTATFTVSAATAVVLTCANNVTENACQTQAQIDSKFTAWLNTTNFTGGCNGVLNNNNAGAPNACGGSTTVTFTVTSDCEASKTCTASFTVQSSPVVLTCPNNVTENACQTQSQIDSKFAAWLGTVSTSGGCNSVLTNNNNGAPNHCGGSASVTFTVTSDCESPKTCVATFTVSNATAVVINCPTNVTEAACQTQSAINTKFNNWLATATFSGGCNGVLTNSGGTAPDHCGGSTSVTFTVTSDCESPRTCVATFTVSNATSVTLTCPTNVTENECQTPAQINSKCNAWLATVSPSGGCNSVLTNNNTGAPQACGGSTTVTFTVTSDCEAPKTCSASFTVTAASPVVLTCPSNVTEGPCQTQSQINSKFNAWLATVSTSGGCNPVFTNNNTGAPNACGGSTTVTFTVTSDCEAPKTCTASFAVTSAPAVVLTCPNNVTEAACQTQSQIDSKFTSWLATVSFSGGCNASIANNNTGAPLACGGSKTVTFTVTSDCEAPKTCTATFAVTTAPVVVLTCPNNVTEAACQTQSQIDTKFTNWLATVSFSGGCNASIANNNTGAPLACGGSKTVTFTVTSDCEAPKSCTATFTVTSASSVVLTCANNVTEIACQTQAQIDSKFANWLNTASFSGGCNGVLTNTNTGAPNACGGSTTVTFTVTSDCEAPKTCTASFTVQSSPVVLTCPNNVTENACQTQSQIDSKFNAWLATVTSSGGCNSVLTNNNTGAPNKCGGIATVIFTVTSSCEAPKTCSATFTVSNATAVVLNCPNNVTEAACQTQSQINTKFNNWLATVTTSGGCNPVLTNNNTGAPLACGGTTSVTFSVTSDCETTKTCVASFTVTAAPSVVLTCPTNVTETACQTQAQINTKFNNWLATVSTSGGCNPVFTNNNTGAPNHCGGSTTVTFTVTSDCESPRTCAATFTVSAAPTVILTCPANVTETNCQTQATINSKFNAWLATVSTSGGCNPVFTNNNTGAPNACGGSTTVTFTVTSDCEAPKSCTASFTVTAAPAVVLTCPNNITEAACQTQAQIDGKFTNWLNSVSFSGGCNASISNNNNGAPPACGGSKTVTFTVTSDCEAPKSCTASFTVTAAPAVVLTCPNNVTEAACQTQAQINSQFNTWLATVSFSGGCNASISNNNTGAPNACGGSTTVTFTVTSSCEAPKTCTATFAVTAAPAVVLNCASNVTEIACQSQATIDAKFATWLATATSSGGCNRSLSNNNTGAPNACGGSTTVTFTVTSDCEAPKSCTASFVVSNSPVVLTCPNNVTEASCQTQTSINTKFNTWLNTVTFSGGCNASISNNNVGAPQACGGSTTVTFTVTSTCEAPKSCTATFTVTTAPAVVLTCPNNVTENACQTQSQINTKFNNWLATVSTSGGCNPVLTNNNVGAPQACGGSTTVTFTVTSDCESAKTCSAIFTVTNAPQVILTCPDNQTEAACQTTAQINQKFAAWLATASVTGGCNSVLSNNNNGAPSACGGSVTVTFTVTSDCQSTVTCTSVFTVTTAPAVSMSCPVNVTEAACQTQASINQKFSDWLATLSVSGGCNTNVSNNNNGAPAACGGSKTVIFTATSSCENPVTCSATFTVTAPSPLSVTCPIDVNLNGCRTQFDVDTAFVNWLNSIKTTGGCNVTIANNNNGAPNVCGGSKTVQFTVTSSCESPKTCSATFAVIPLATPQITCPNNITINCDESTLPSRTGNPTGLDGCGDNGTITYQDQVVPGICSGNYIINRTWTITDRCGGTDDCVQTITLIDNKAPTFTMPNDIIIYTKRTNAGTQTLVNYDFNFGNSYVSLAPKLYSGITSVMTNSVNPFMRTNGTPSAGLAFANNPVAGKALTVANSFSSGGNWQFNISGRNLAAFTNFKVYVQAFRKGTGSATNLIMEVSTDAANWTTFSNTALTTGSWVECTATVPGISYPTQFYIRIRYSGGSNTDPKDLHIDNFQIQGYRDAKLCDFDDVPDITGYPTNISDACDQNPTATYRDSAAIADCVSKVYRTWIVTDECGNSTVGNTKQVITIEDTLGPVVICPSGSSLSRKADTTKCHYTVINNELDATATDDCFDPSTVSNNWNNNSTLSGVQLPVGVHTIIWTATDNCGNTSTCSFSITIFEIEPPVARCKGDSILLDSTGNYTITVNNINAGSTDNCGIKSMKLNRYVYGCDDIPSRKVILTVTDSTGLSDTCEADLKIRDGLAPKLTCKNISIVLPSSGTKTITADSVISFAKDNCGITKKTVTPNTFTCSSSKVTTVTVEVRDVTGNTSTCTATVTISNTQDADCDGVWDVCDVCPGGDDKVDNDGDGKPDCKFPPIFPKVKSTWKCGTNPNRVYIAKIGTNGKCTTTCVNYLTWINNPGPNEYLGPCKTCPEGLQGYTDIYKGLIGDPDDPERNANDPENGLPFRIVPNPNYGVFELVFDAIVEDGTLEIYNLMGEKVWMQRITEITERLTMNSNEFKNGAAGVYRIVLKNNTGKSVQTLLIMK